A region from the Cannabis sativa cultivar Pink pepper isolate KNU-18-1 chromosome 9, ASM2916894v1, whole genome shotgun sequence genome encodes:
- the LOC115722703 gene encoding mitogen-activated protein kinase kinase 9-like: MPVVRRGRPHLNLQLPLTKLSHARPPRISLPLPPTSSTAAATQFNWSSSSAPISAADLDKIQVLGSGNGGTVYKVRHKETSEIYALKIINDKSNSNFRSQLDTEMEILRRTDSPHVVKCHSIFQNPSGEFGIVMEYMDSGTLENVLKSEGAFSESKVADIAKKVLNGLHYLHSHKIVHLDIKPANLLVNSKMEVKIADFGVSKILGRTLDTCNSFVGTCAYMSPERLDSLTYGENYDGYAGDIWSLGVTLMELYMGQFPLLPPGQTPNWPTLMCVICFSELPSLPKGVSDEFRNFIDCCLQKESSKRWSASKLLSHPFLCKDSPIKEP; this comes from the coding sequence atgCCTGTCGTACGAAGAGGACGTCCTCATCTCAATCTCCAGCTTCCCTTAACGAAACTCTCCCATGCTCGGCCACCTCGCATCTCTCTCCCACTACCTCCCACTTCCAGTACTGCTGCCGCCACCCAATTCAACTGGTCATCTTCCTCCGCGCCTATCTCAGCCGCCGATCTCGACAAGATTCAAGTTCTCGGAAGCGGCAATGGCGGAACAGTCTACAAAGTCCGCCACAAGGAAACCTCAGAAATCTACGCTTTGAAAATCATCAACGACAAGTCCAATTCAAATTTCCGCTCCCAGCTCGACACCGAGATGGAGATCCTCCGCCGTACGGACTCACCTCACGTGGTCAAATGCCACAGCATCTTCCAAAATCCATCGGGAGAGTTTGGTATAGTCATGGAGTATATGGATTCAGGAACCTTAGAGAATGTTCTCAAATCGGAAGGAGCTTTCTCTGAATCCAAAGTTGCTGACATAGCAAAGAAAGTCCTCAACGGTCTTCACTACCTTCACTCCCACAAAATTGTTCATCTTGATATCAAACCAGCCAATCTCTTAGTGAATTCAAAAATGGAAGTTAAGATTGCCGATTTCGGGGTAAGCAAAATCCTCGGCCGTACTTTGGATACTTGCAATTCTTTCGTTGGAACGTGTGCTTACATGAGTCCGGAGAGGTTGGATTCGCTGACTTATGGCGAAAATTACGACGGTTACGCTGGAGATATTTGGAGTTTGGGTGTCACTCTAATGGAGCTTTATATGGGTCAATTTCCACTACTTCCGCCAGGTCAGACACCTAATTGGCCTACTTTGATGTGCGTTATATGTTTCAGTGAGCTGCCAAGTTTGCCGAAAGGCGTTTCGGATGAGTTTAGGAACTTCATTGACTGTTGTTTGCAAAAGGAATCAAGTAAAAGGTGGTCTGCGTCGAAGTTGTTGTCTCACCCGTTTCTCTGTAAAGATTCTCCAATCAAAGAACCATAA